The Geomonas agri genome contains the following window.
GCTCTGGAAAAATCCCGCCGATTCGGTTATTGTTCTTCTCCCAAGAAGGGACGACCGTTCCCGGAGGTGCCGCCTGCCCGTCTTCACCGGACAACTTTTTGCCATGCTTTCCGCCGCGCTCTTCGGCGTGTCGCCGGTCTTTTGCAAGCTGCTCATTGGCGATATGTCGCCGGCCCTGCTCGCCGGGCTGCTCTATTTGGGCTCCGGGCTCGGGCTGCAGCTGCTGCTCCTGTTCCAGCATAAGAGCTCCCTGGCCGAACTGCGCCTGCTCTCCCCGGGGCACCGGCTGAAACTCGTCGGCGCCGTCATCGCCGGCGGCATCGTCGCACCGCTCTGCCTCGCCTTCGGGATCAAGTACGGCACCGCCTCCGAGGTCTCGCTGCTGCTCAACCTGGAGACCGTCGCCACCACCCTGATTGCGTGGCTCGTCTTCAGGGAATACATCGGCCCCTACGTCTGGACCGGCAAGGTTCTGATCCTGTTCGGCGCCGGGCTCGTCATCCTCAGGGCGCAAGGGGGGCTTTCCTTCTCGCTCTCGGGACTCCTGGTCGTGGTCGCCTGCGTCTTCTGGGGCATCGACAACAACCTGACCCGCGACGTGGACGAGATCTCCTCCACGGTGCTGGCGTCGGTGAAGGGGCTCGCCGCCGGGCTCTTCTCCATCATCCTGGCCCTCGTCTTCAGCACCGGCACCGCGGCGCCTGGGCAGATCGCGGGAGCCCTCGGCGTGGGCGCCATGAGCTACGGTCTCAGCCTGGTCCTCTTCGTAGAGGCCCTGCGCCAGATCGGCGCTGCCCGTACCGCCACCTTTTTCGCGGTCGGCCCCTTCTTCGGCACGCTCCTCTCGGTTGCGCTGCTGGGTGAGCGTCCCCCCGCCGCCTACTGGGTTGCCACCGCGCTGATGCTGGCCGGGATCCTGCTCCTCTACGTGGAGGTGCATGGCCATCGCCATACCCACGAGGAACTGGCCCACGCCCATCCGCACCGTCACGACGAGCACCACGATCATGAACACCCGGAAGGGGAGCAGGCGGAGACCCACGACCACTTTCACGTGCACCGGCCGGTCACGCATTCCCACGTGCACTGGCCCGACCAGCATCACCGGCATGAGCACTAGCTGCCGCCGTAACGACACAAAACACTACCAGCAGGAGGTATGACAATGGCAGAAGAAAAAAAGGAGCCCTGGCTCAACTATCTCGCACTCACCACCGTGGTCCTCGCCGTGTGCGCCACGCTGGCCACCTTCAAGGGGGGCGGCTTCTCGACCAGGTCCGTCCTGGTGCAGAACCAGGCCTCGGACCAGTGGGCCTTTTACCAGGCCAAGAGCATCAAGCAGTCCCTGGCCGAGACGGAGCAGGGGCAACTGGAGCGTGAGCTGTTGCGAACCGGCGACCAGAAGGTAGCCGCCGCCATGGAGGCCAGGGTGCAGGCGCTGAAAGGAAAAATCGCCAAGTATGACCAGGAGAAGGCGAAGATCCAGGACGATGCCAAGAAACTGGAAAAGGAGAGGGACGACGCGCAGCGTCACGGCCGCCCCTTCGGGCTTGCCGTCATCTTCCTGCAGATCGCCATCCTGCTTTCCTCCATTGCCGCGCTCTTGAAGAAGAAAATCGTGTGGTTGGCGGGTCTTGCCGTTGGCATCTGCGGCCTGATCCAGTTTGCCAACGGCTTCATGCTCTTCATGTAGCCAAGGTGCCGACCTTGAACGCAAAAAGGGGACGCAGCCCACGCTGCGTCCCCTTTCTTTATGTTCATCGAAGCACCCGTGAGCGAGGAATACCTCACCGGCAAACGTTGCCCTGACAATGAAAATGCCAGCTGACAGCTGGAGTCCCCGTTGACAGGGGGAGAGTTGCACGTGGCGATGCCTTTGGCCACGAAGCACTGCGCGAACCGACAGGTCCCCCCCCTTGCGAAAGGGGGGGCAGGGGGGATTTGCCTTGCCTGTTGCCCCCTCGCTCGCTTCCCCCTACCTCTTCCCGAAATACTTCCCGTAGTTGCGCCAGTACTCCGTCAGCCGCGCCTCGTACTTCCACTGCGCCGCCGCCTTGGCACTCTGTTTCAGAAAGCTTGCACAGCGCTGCGATGGCGCTGTGGCACCGGGCACCTCTCCGGCGCACGCCTCGACCGTCTTCCCCTTGGCCACGTCCGCCCACAGCGGGGCCCCCGCCATGAAGCTGTACTGCAGGCTGTTGCGCCCAAGGTACTGCAGGTCA
Protein-coding sequences here:
- a CDS encoding DMT family transporter, with the translated sequence MPVFTGQLFAMLSAALFGVSPVFCKLLIGDMSPALLAGLLYLGSGLGLQLLLLFQHKSSLAELRLLSPGHRLKLVGAVIAGGIVAPLCLAFGIKYGTASEVSLLLNLETVATTLIAWLVFREYIGPYVWTGKVLILFGAGLVILRAQGGLSFSLSGLLVVVACVFWGIDNNLTRDVDEISSTVLASVKGLAAGLFSIILALVFSTGTAAPGQIAGALGVGAMSYGLSLVLFVEALRQIGAARTATFFAVGPFFGTLLSVALLGERPPAAYWVATALMLAGILLLYVEVHGHRHTHEELAHAHPHRHDEHHDHEHPEGEQAETHDHFHVHRPVTHSHVHWPDQHHRHEH
- a CDS encoding DUF4337 domain-containing protein is translated as MAEEKKEPWLNYLALTTVVLAVCATLATFKGGGFSTRSVLVQNQASDQWAFYQAKSIKQSLAETEQGQLERELLRTGDQKVAAAMEARVQALKGKIAKYDQEKAKIQDDAKKLEKERDDAQRHGRPFGLAVIFLQIAILLSSIAALLKKKIVWLAGLAVGICGLIQFANGFMLFM